The following proteins are co-located in the Pseudoalteromonas sp. N1230-9 genome:
- a CDS encoding serine hydrolase domain-containing protein — protein sequence MKYTLTFIIFLFSSFFLLLFSGHAAGSDSNWQPFVSEYNKYLRGKLRAKGIPGGSLAIVKVGEEDFIQGIGRTKISKGRKVDKHTRFRLASVSKTFAGSLTSKLAAQGEFNIDDPISKFIPEFNNTVYKDDLKIYHILSHSSGLVPNAYDNLIESRMSYPDIVKQLLTVEPICKPGECYGYQNVMFSLIDSIIYKTTQMDYAHWIAEYIFAPLKMTDASVGYEGMVRDNNYAHPHVRGRKRWYTSRLKKNYYKVAAAAGVNASASDMAIWLNAQLGQYPDVLPLDALIKQTRPYTHTKKETRRRVWRGHVKDAYYGLGWRVYDYDGEVLYYHSGWVQGYRSDLVVFPHLNIGFSLVLNAETGLINELTTEFINRTLKYARESESN from the coding sequence ATGAAGTACACGCTCACTTTTATTATCTTTCTTTTTTCTTCTTTTTTTCTCCTTCTTTTCAGTGGGCATGCTGCAGGCAGTGACTCAAATTGGCAGCCCTTCGTTAGCGAGTACAATAAATATTTAAGAGGAAAATTAAGAGCTAAAGGAATTCCGGGTGGTTCTTTGGCTATTGTTAAAGTGGGTGAGGAAGACTTTATCCAAGGTATTGGTCGAACTAAAATATCAAAAGGGCGAAAAGTAGATAAACATACACGATTTCGCTTGGCTTCAGTTTCTAAAACATTTGCAGGGTCATTGACATCAAAGCTTGCGGCTCAGGGAGAGTTCAATATTGATGATCCGATCAGTAAGTTCATTCCTGAATTCAATAATACTGTCTATAAAGATGATTTAAAAATTTATCATATTCTGAGCCATTCAAGCGGTTTAGTGCCAAATGCCTACGACAATTTAATAGAATCAAGAATGAGTTACCCAGACATTGTTAAACAGCTTTTAACTGTCGAACCTATTTGCAAACCGGGTGAGTGCTATGGTTATCAGAATGTTATGTTCAGTCTCATTGATTCAATTATTTATAAAACAACTCAAATGGATTATGCCCATTGGATAGCTGAATATATTTTTGCACCATTAAAAATGACGGATGCGAGTGTAGGCTACGAAGGTATGGTGCGTGACAATAATTATGCTCACCCTCATGTAAGAGGAAGAAAGCGTTGGTACACCTCTCGCTTAAAAAAGAATTACTACAAGGTAGCGGCCGCTGCGGGGGTTAATGCCAGCGCTAGTGATATGGCTATTTGGTTAAATGCGCAGCTAGGCCAGTACCCTGATGTATTGCCGCTGGATGCACTTATAAAACAAACGCGACCATACACCCATACAAAAAAAGAAACACGGCGTCGCGTATGGCGAGGGCATGTAAAAGATGCCTACTACGGCCTTGGTTGGCGAGTATATGATTACGATGGTGAAGTACTCTATTACCATAGTGGTTGGGTACAAGGCTACCGCAGTGACTTAGTTGTTTTTCCACATTTAAATATTGGTTTTAGTTTAGTGCTTAATGCGGAAACCGGGTTGATTAATGAGCTAACAACAGAATTTATCAATCGCACACTGAAATATGCGCGAGAAAGTGAATCGAACTAG
- the yhbY gene encoding ribosome assembly RNA-binding protein YhbY: MKLSNKQKQFLKGQAHSLKPVVLLGANGLTEGVLVEIESALDIHELIKVKVPTDERETKVLIFDAIVRETGAVKLQTIGHTIVLYRQSEEKKIQLPRG; encoded by the coding sequence ATGAAATTATCGAACAAACAAAAGCAGTTTTTAAAAGGTCAAGCACACAGTTTAAAGCCTGTGGTATTACTTGGCGCAAACGGTTTAACCGAAGGCGTTTTAGTTGAAATTGAAAGCGCTCTAGATATCCACGAGCTTATTAAAGTAAAAGTACCAACGGATGAACGTGAAACAAAAGTATTAATTTTCGATGCAATTGTTCGCGAAACCGGTGCTGTGAAACTTCAAACAATTGGCCATACCATTGTTCTTTACCGTCAAAGTGAAGAGAAAAAGATTCAATTACCTCGCGGTTAA
- the rlmE gene encoding 23S rRNA (uridine(2552)-2'-O)-methyltransferase RlmE, which yields MANKKHSASSKRWLKEHFDDPYVHEAQKKGWRSRAVFKLDEIQNKDKLIKPAMTVVDLGAAPGSWSQYLAEKVGDKGQVVACDILPMDSLAGVDFLQGDFREEAVLDALLTRIDGKNVDVVFSDMAPNMSGNTSVDQAGSMYLVELALDMCHQVLKKNGAFCVKVFQGEGFDQYLQDVRNSFKAVKIRKPDASRARSREVYIVATGYKL from the coding sequence ATGGCAAATAAAAAACATTCAGCTAGTTCTAAGCGATGGCTGAAGGAACATTTTGACGATCCTTATGTTCACGAAGCGCAGAAGAAAGGTTGGCGCTCTCGTGCGGTATTCAAATTAGATGAAATTCAAAATAAAGATAAATTAATTAAACCAGCCATGACTGTGGTTGATTTAGGTGCTGCTCCAGGAAGTTGGTCACAGTATCTTGCTGAAAAGGTGGGTGATAAAGGCCAAGTTGTTGCCTGTGATATCTTGCCAATGGATTCGTTAGCAGGCGTAGACTTTTTGCAAGGTGACTTTCGAGAAGAAGCGGTATTAGATGCGCTATTAACGCGCATTGATGGGAAAAATGTGGATGTTGTATTTTCTGACATGGCTCCCAATATGAGTGGTAATACATCGGTTGATCAGGCAGGAAGCATGTATCTAGTTGAGCTTGCATTAGATATGTGTCACCAAGTTTTGAAGAAAAATGGTGCTTTTTGTGTGAAAGTTTTCCAAGGTGAAGGGTTTGATCAATACTTACAGGACGTACGTAATAGCTTTAAAGCGGTCAAGATCAGAAAGCCTGATGCATCGCGTGCCCGTTCTCGGGAAGTTTATATAGTGGCGACGGGATACAAACTGTAG